From one Myxococcus xanthus genomic stretch:
- a CDS encoding LysM domain-containing protein, whose product METYVVKDGDSPDSIAQKYGFKEWKLIYEHPDNGGLRATRGANEVKADDRVIIPDLPENQVSAGGPQNLIATPGTPLTLPPVHFDAHMHIMSGNCTPMPALVQMMKDKGLGFLIGTGTSRTKINRLGFWAAKIPFAPDIGDVSHRDTHRIGEEAVRSNDSLAQDRTGYTSDGMGNVEEYTIPAPLRAYASTQGHAEASASYMGMSIVLTMDMDYCHLAGYQGDPIYSSDFDGAEPRFTYRWRTKSDDPGELIEAKSDEIRLHETWDRQLRHTEQVVAENPFRLLPMFHFEPRRFIKNEDKSFPFEKVVTASKAAPYIGFKMYTPQGYMPKERHAPVKDILSWFFSECASNDIPLMTHCTPSGFYTHERRFYLDHEPDEAIRNDPKYWPSKDAIATADANITKARDYVTELEASWKSHIPLVLRRARNGVEDAIEAKEKLLNPGRMRYFYENYVHPEAWRPVLNDNPKLRLCLAHFASDGTFWDIRKGLTVKQDGQKVQYDKSWIGSIVELCNEFPNFYTDISYLDLMEKQKWKLLADILKSSPWMLKKIMFGTDWYMITAEPVAYAAWYSRTIRGLEFIQKELPTQVNLFTQFAIVNPMRYYRMMEVAPKMKEGLKKLQTDLNVTGAAVDKLEDNFTTLMRLQHPLEQIDKAGGLASGPMLFTATTKAK is encoded by the coding sequence ATGGAAACGTACGTCGTCAAGGACGGGGACTCCCCCGACTCAATCGCGCAGAAGTACGGGTTCAAGGAATGGAAGCTCATCTACGAGCATCCGGACAACGGGGGCCTGCGCGCCACTCGCGGCGCCAATGAAGTGAAGGCGGATGACCGGGTCATCATCCCGGACCTGCCAGAGAACCAGGTGTCCGCCGGAGGTCCGCAGAACCTCATCGCCACGCCGGGAACGCCGCTCACCTTGCCGCCCGTCCACTTCGACGCACACATGCACATCATGAGCGGTAACTGCACGCCCATGCCCGCGCTGGTGCAGATGATGAAGGACAAGGGCCTGGGCTTTCTCATCGGCACGGGCACCAGCCGCACCAAAATCAACCGCCTGGGCTTCTGGGCGGCGAAAATCCCGTTCGCGCCCGACATCGGTGATGTGTCCCACCGCGACACGCACCGCATTGGTGAAGAGGCCGTGCGCTCCAATGACAGCCTTGCCCAGGACCGGACGGGATACACCTCGGATGGAATGGGCAACGTGGAGGAGTACACCATCCCCGCGCCCCTGCGAGCCTATGCGTCCACGCAGGGCCACGCGGAGGCCAGCGCTTCCTACATGGGCATGTCCATCGTCCTCACCATGGACATGGATTACTGCCACCTGGCTGGCTACCAGGGGGACCCTATCTACAGCTCGGATTTTGATGGGGCCGAGCCCCGCTTCACCTATCGCTGGCGCACGAAGTCCGACGACCCTGGCGAGCTGATTGAAGCGAAGTCCGATGAGATACGGCTTCACGAGACGTGGGACCGGCAGCTCCGGCACACCGAGCAGGTGGTCGCGGAGAATCCCTTCCGGTTGCTGCCCATGTTTCATTTCGAACCGCGCCGCTTCATCAAGAACGAGGACAAGTCGTTCCCCTTCGAAAAGGTGGTGACGGCCTCCAAGGCGGCTCCCTACATCGGCTTCAAGATGTACACGCCCCAGGGCTACATGCCCAAGGAGCGCCATGCGCCGGTGAAGGACATCCTGAGCTGGTTCTTCTCCGAGTGCGCGTCGAACGACATCCCGCTGATGACCCACTGCACGCCGTCCGGCTTCTACACACACGAGCGGCGCTTCTACCTGGACCACGAGCCGGACGAGGCCATCCGAAACGACCCGAAGTACTGGCCCTCGAAGGACGCCATCGCCACCGCGGACGCGAACATCACCAAGGCGCGCGACTACGTGACGGAGCTGGAGGCGAGCTGGAAGAGCCACATCCCGCTCGTGCTCCGCCGCGCGCGCAATGGCGTGGAGGACGCCATCGAGGCCAAGGAGAAGCTGCTGAACCCGGGCCGGATGCGTTACTTCTATGAGAACTACGTGCACCCGGAAGCGTGGCGCCCGGTGCTCAATGACAATCCGAAGCTGCGCTTGTGCCTGGCGCACTTCGCCAGCGACGGCACCTTCTGGGACATCCGCAAGGGGTTGACCGTCAAGCAGGATGGCCAGAAGGTCCAGTACGACAAGAGCTGGATTGGCTCCATCGTCGAGCTGTGCAACGAGTTCCCCAACTTCTACACGGACATCTCCTATCTGGACCTGATGGAGAAGCAGAAGTGGAAGCTGCTGGCTGACATCCTCAAGTCCAGTCCGTGGATGCTGAAGAAGATCATGTTCGGCACCGACTGGTACATGATTACCGCCGAGCCCGTGGCGTACGCGGCTTGGTACAGCCGCACCATCCGCGGGCTGGAGTTCATCCAGAAGGAGCTGCCGACGCAGGTGAACCTCTTCACCCAGTTCGCCATCGTCAATCCCATGCGCTACTACCGCATGATGGAGGTCGCCCCGAAGATGAAGGAGGGCCTCAAGAAGCTTCAAACGGACCTCAACGTGACGGGCGCCGCGGTGGACAAGCTCGAGGACAACTTCACGACGCTGATGCGGCTGCAGCACCCGCTGGAGCAGATTGACAAGGCGGGCGGCCTGGCCAGCGGTCCCATGTTGTTCACCGCGACCACGAAGGCGAAGTAG
- a CDS encoding glycerate kinase, producing MISPRWLVAPQEFKGTLSAAEAAEAMARGLRESSPEVVLDVAPLADGGPGTVEALLTGLRGERRQQVVRGPLGAPVEAHWALVEDGRTAVVEMASASGLSLLAPEARDALKASTYGTGELMHAALESGCERLIVCLGGSATTDAGTGALSALGFRFLDARGQPLPPGGAALAQLARVGASGRHPRLGAVELLGATDVTSPLLGPDGAARLFGPQKGADEAGVEALEAALAHAATVLGDTSAGWPGAGAAGGFGFGLLALAGARLVPGYELVSRALGLERRVLMADVVLTGEGRFDRQTALGKGPGGIARLAREHGTPVVLFAGQVQRDEGLALDLFHEVVELSANAQPGEAASKVLCEAAARWAAQRLKGR from the coding sequence GTGATTTCTCCTCGCTGGCTCGTCGCACCGCAAGAATTCAAGGGAACGCTGTCCGCCGCGGAAGCGGCTGAAGCCATGGCTCGAGGCCTCCGTGAGTCCTCGCCGGAAGTGGTGCTGGACGTGGCACCGCTCGCGGATGGCGGGCCAGGGACGGTGGAAGCGCTGCTGACGGGCCTGCGCGGCGAGCGTCGTCAGCAGGTGGTGCGTGGACCGCTGGGCGCGCCCGTGGAAGCACACTGGGCCCTGGTGGAGGACGGACGCACGGCGGTGGTGGAGATGGCCTCCGCGTCCGGCCTGTCGCTGCTGGCGCCCGAGGCTCGCGATGCGCTGAAGGCATCCACGTATGGCACCGGCGAGCTGATGCACGCGGCGCTGGAGTCGGGCTGCGAACGCCTCATCGTCTGCCTGGGTGGCAGCGCAACCACGGACGCTGGCACCGGGGCGCTCAGCGCCCTGGGCTTCCGCTTCCTGGACGCGCGGGGACAGCCTCTTCCCCCGGGAGGCGCGGCGCTGGCCCAGCTCGCCCGCGTGGGCGCGAGTGGCCGTCATCCCCGCCTGGGCGCCGTGGAGCTGCTGGGTGCCACGGACGTCACCTCGCCCCTCTTGGGGCCGGACGGAGCCGCGCGGCTCTTTGGTCCGCAGAAGGGCGCGGACGAGGCCGGCGTGGAAGCACTGGAGGCGGCGTTGGCACACGCGGCAACGGTGCTGGGGGATACGTCCGCGGGCTGGCCCGGCGCGGGGGCGGCGGGAGGCTTCGGCTTTGGCCTGCTGGCCCTCGCTGGCGCGCGACTGGTGCCCGGCTACGAGCTGGTGTCACGCGCGCTGGGCCTGGAGCGGCGCGTGCTGATGGCGGACGTGGTGCTGACCGGTGAGGGGCGCTTCGACCGGCAGACAGCGCTGGGCAAAGGCCCGGGCGGCATCGCGAGGCTGGCCCGCGAGCACGGCACGCCGGTGGTGCTCTTCGCCGGACAGGTGCAGCGGGACGAAGGCCTGGCGCTGGACCTCTTCCACGAGGTGGTGGAGCTGAGCGCCAACGCCCAGCCGGGCGAAGCGGCCTCGAAGGTGCTGTGCGAAGCCGCCGCGCGTTGGGCGGCCCAGCGCCTCAAGGGACGCTGA
- a CDS encoding YkgJ family cysteine cluster protein, with the protein MRTRDWDDEADDAPLGGTRERERALKEVRAVYRQADAAYAPYSCPASGECCQLAVTKRQPWLWQPEWELLSRGRPLPPPRADGGCPYLDATGLRCSVYADRPFGCRTFFCQRIQGPSRQPAETVATLLERLERVSQRVAPSLKAPRPLLDWHAEAWRAATKA; encoded by the coding sequence ATGCGGACGCGGGACTGGGACGACGAGGCGGACGACGCGCCCCTGGGTGGCACCCGCGAGAGGGAGCGCGCGCTGAAGGAAGTGCGCGCCGTCTACCGCCAGGCGGACGCGGCCTACGCCCCCTACTCCTGCCCGGCCAGCGGCGAGTGCTGCCAGTTGGCCGTCACCAAGCGCCAGCCCTGGCTGTGGCAGCCCGAATGGGAGCTGCTGTCCCGAGGACGCCCGCTGCCGCCACCTCGCGCGGACGGCGGCTGTCCCTACCTGGACGCCACGGGCCTGCGCTGCTCGGTGTACGCGGACCGGCCCTTCGGCTGTCGGACCTTCTTCTGCCAGCGCATCCAAGGCCCCTCACGCCAACCCGCGGAGACGGTGGCCACGCTGCTGGAGCGGCTGGAGCGTGTGTCTCAGCGCGTGGCCCCTTCACTGAAGGCTCCGCGCCCTTTGCTTGACTGGCATGCGGAGGCCTGGCGCGCGGCAACGAAAGCTTGA
- a CDS encoding class I SAM-dependent rRNA methyltransferase translates to MSTSSKPPYPRRSGNRPSGPSSQQQGRGRPHTRPEKPAPDRTSPELGPDGLPQVSLLRRGVERWQGGHPWIYRADLNGDPGLPGGEVVRVTDTRGWFLGKAFYSKHSKISLRWLSFDDVAVDADFFRERLLAADRLRQLALPGEKTYRLVHGEADGLPGLVVDRYGDFLSVQFLVPAMEQRKALIADLLQAQFNPRGIINRSDVGVRNLEGLTPEKGVLRGEHPGPVAFDEGLVKMRADLLEGQKTGAFLDQRENHVMAAHYAHGEALDCFSYVGGFALQLATRARHVTAIEISEAASAQLRENAAANKLNNLDVVVANAFDFLRDAVDEGKRFDTIVLDPPSFAKNKDAIPAAVRGYKEINLRALQLLRPGGILITASCTYHVDEQAFEDMLASAAADARRRVQIIERRGAGRDHPVLLNLRETRYLKCFVLRVL, encoded by the coding sequence ATGTCCACCTCTTCCAAGCCCCCCTACCCGCGCCGAAGCGGAAACCGGCCCTCGGGCCCCTCCTCTCAGCAGCAGGGCCGGGGCCGTCCCCACACCCGCCCCGAGAAGCCCGCCCCGGACCGCACCTCGCCCGAGCTGGGCCCGGACGGCCTTCCCCAGGTGTCGCTGCTGCGCCGCGGCGTGGAGCGCTGGCAGGGCGGCCACCCGTGGATCTACCGCGCGGACCTGAATGGCGACCCCGGGCTGCCCGGCGGCGAGGTGGTGCGCGTGACGGACACCCGGGGATGGTTCCTGGGCAAGGCCTTCTATTCGAAGCACTCGAAGATTTCCCTGCGCTGGCTCTCCTTCGACGACGTCGCGGTGGACGCGGACTTCTTCCGGGAGCGGCTCCTGGCCGCGGACCGGCTGCGCCAGTTGGCGCTCCCGGGGGAGAAGACGTACCGCCTGGTGCATGGCGAGGCGGACGGGTTGCCCGGGCTCGTGGTGGACCGCTACGGCGACTTCCTCAGCGTGCAGTTCCTGGTCCCCGCCATGGAGCAGCGCAAGGCGCTCATCGCCGACCTGCTCCAGGCGCAGTTCAACCCGCGCGGCATCATCAACCGCTCCGACGTGGGCGTGCGCAACCTGGAGGGCCTCACCCCGGAGAAGGGCGTGCTGCGCGGCGAACATCCCGGCCCGGTGGCCTTCGACGAGGGCCTGGTGAAGATGCGCGCGGACCTGCTGGAGGGCCAGAAGACGGGCGCCTTCCTGGACCAGCGCGAGAATCACGTCATGGCCGCGCACTATGCCCACGGCGAGGCGCTGGACTGCTTCTCCTACGTCGGCGGCTTCGCGCTCCAGCTCGCCACGCGGGCCAGGCACGTCACGGCGATTGAAATCTCCGAAGCGGCCTCGGCGCAGCTTCGGGAGAACGCCGCGGCCAACAAGCTGAACAACCTGGACGTGGTGGTGGCCAACGCCTTCGACTTCCTCCGCGACGCGGTGGACGAGGGCAAACGCTTCGACACCATCGTCCTGGACCCGCCGTCCTTCGCGAAGAACAAGGACGCCATCCCAGCCGCGGTGCGCGGGTACAAGGAAATCAACCTCCGCGCCCTGCAGCTGTTGCGGCCCGGCGGCATCCTCATCACCGCCAGTTGCACGTACCACGTGGACGAACAGGCCTTCGAGGACATGCTCGCCTCCGCCGCCGCGGATGCCCGCCGCCGCGTGCAAATCATCGAGCGCCGCGGCGCCGGCCGGGACCACCCCGTGCTGCTCAACCTGCGTGAGACGCGCTACCTGAAGTGCTTCGTGCTCCGGGTGCTCTGA
- a CDS encoding FxsA family protein: MFRYLLLALIVVPFLELYLLLAIGRQIGPMPTIAWVLVSGLVGTALSRREGRRVLRHWRESMARGQVPEEGILSGVLVLAGGVLLVIPGIITDVVGLLLLLPPVRRLISARVRRTLERKVREGSMHVTTFGGGAFGGGFHASMGSPFPGGPVPRSPRTGALEPDAGGTVARRPQGPQQEVDAEFTEEEPRRS; encoded by the coding sequence GTGTTCCGCTACCTCCTCCTCGCCCTCATCGTGGTGCCCTTCCTCGAGCTCTACTTGCTCCTGGCCATTGGCCGGCAGATAGGGCCCATGCCCACGATTGCCTGGGTGCTGGTGTCCGGCCTGGTGGGCACCGCGCTCTCCCGGCGGGAGGGCAGGCGGGTGCTGCGCCACTGGCGTGAGTCCATGGCGCGCGGCCAGGTTCCCGAGGAAGGCATTCTCAGTGGCGTGCTGGTGCTGGCCGGCGGCGTGCTGCTCGTCATCCCCGGCATCATCACCGACGTCGTGGGGCTGCTGCTCCTGCTGCCGCCCGTGCGGCGCCTCATCTCCGCGCGCGTGCGTCGCACCCTGGAGCGCAAGGTGCGTGAGGGCTCGATGCACGTCACCACCTTCGGTGGCGGGGCGTTTGGGGGCGGCTTCCACGCGTCCATGGGAAGCCCTTTTCCCGGAGGCCCCGTGCCGCGTTCTCCGCGGACTGGTGCGCTGGAGCCGGACGCCGGCGGCACCGTGGCCCGCCGGCCTCAGGGGCCGCAGCAGGAGGTGGATGCCGAGTTCACCGAGGAGGAGCCCAGGCGGAGCTGA
- a CDS encoding acyltransferase family protein, with product MGADGFMRFRDVARVTAYAGDLVSQLGPTFTFQKRDTRHPGLDCARGLAVMAMVIGHTLDAVLSPVVRADVWVQHYWTCRGITAPLFLMVAGWAVVAALGSKPTAARDTYGKRVRRALLLIFLGYLVHWPGWSTVIQMGLTERMLTKVLVFDALQCIGFALLVGATLLAVTPGRWGRTVMLAVVAVGLPLVSATLWTLGEGLPGPLTQFIGSGGASRFPFFPWASYFFAGALAASLLGTLRPGVPQGLALLILGGGLFWFMRGQNQDWGTASAWLVAYRVGQGMMVLGVVNMLPRKVSGLLAPLGRLSLWVYVLHLPIVYGWSSYAGLSSRVGPTLTLPEGLGIGVSLLVGCALVARIGTWLRDQARPWRTGSTTLEASVGSLGSRGN from the coding sequence GTGGGGGCTGACGGGTTCATGCGTTTTCGAGACGTGGCCCGAGTCACGGCCTATGCTGGAGACCTCGTGAGTCAACTCGGCCCTACCTTCACCTTCCAGAAACGAGACACCCGGCACCCCGGGCTCGACTGCGCGCGCGGGCTCGCGGTGATGGCGATGGTCATTGGCCACACGCTGGACGCGGTGTTGTCGCCGGTCGTGCGCGCGGATGTGTGGGTCCAGCACTACTGGACCTGCCGAGGCATCACCGCGCCCCTGTTCCTGATGGTCGCGGGGTGGGCGGTGGTCGCGGCGCTGGGCTCGAAGCCCACGGCGGCCCGGGACACCTACGGCAAGCGGGTGCGGCGCGCGCTGTTGCTCATCTTCCTGGGCTACCTCGTCCACTGGCCCGGGTGGTCCACGGTCATCCAGATGGGGCTGACCGAGCGGATGCTGACGAAGGTGCTCGTCTTCGACGCGCTCCAGTGCATCGGCTTCGCCCTCCTGGTGGGCGCCACCCTGCTGGCGGTGACGCCGGGCCGCTGGGGACGCACGGTGATGCTGGCGGTGGTCGCGGTGGGCCTGCCGCTGGTGAGCGCGACCCTGTGGACCCTGGGCGAAGGGTTGCCCGGGCCGCTGACCCAGTTCATCGGCAGTGGCGGCGCCAGCCGCTTCCCCTTCTTCCCGTGGGCCAGCTACTTCTTCGCGGGCGCCCTGGCCGCCAGCCTGCTGGGCACCCTCCGCCCCGGCGTGCCGCAGGGGCTGGCGCTGCTGATTCTGGGCGGCGGCCTCTTCTGGTTCATGCGCGGACAGAACCAGGACTGGGGCACCGCCAGCGCGTGGCTGGTGGCGTACCGCGTGGGCCAGGGGATGATGGTGCTGGGCGTGGTCAACATGCTGCCGCGCAAGGTCAGCGGCCTGCTGGCGCCCCTGGGCCGCCTGTCGCTCTGGGTCTACGTCCTGCACCTGCCCATCGTGTACGGCTGGTCCAGCTACGCGGGCCTGTCCAGCCGCGTGGGCCCCACCCTGACGCTTCCGGAGGGACTGGGCATCGGCGTATCGCTGCTGGTGGGCTGCGCCCTGGTGGCCCGCATTGGGACGTGGTTGAGGGACCAGGCCCGGCCGTGGCGCACCGGCTCCACCACGCTGGAAGCCAGCGTGGGCAGCCTGGGTTCGCGCGGGAACTGA
- a CDS encoding cytochrome-c peroxidase: protein MIQNRWVSLLSLSALGVSALTGCERTPPSAEAPVAAPEAQKLPAPKPMTAEQLAHFFKPLPQRKDAPPPPEDTDAQVALGRMLYFEPRLSKNHDVSCNTCHGLTTFGVDNKALSDGHKGLKGARNSPTVYNAAGHIAQFWDGRADTLEAQATGPILNPVEMAMPDEKRVLATLTSIPEYTKRFREAFPGDKKPVTMANTARAIAAFERKLVTTSRFDAFVGGKHDALTEQEQRGLQLFATTGCTTCHNGPAVGGTSFQKLGLIEDYPGLKDAGRFDATKNEDDRGKFRVPTLLNVDKTGPYLHDGSVVELPQMVRLMAKHQLARTLTDPEVDDLVAFLKSLTGELPPAEFIAPPELPPSTAKTPKPDPS from the coding sequence ATGATTCAGAACCGGTGGGTCTCGCTGCTGTCGCTGTCCGCTTTGGGCGTCAGTGCGCTCACGGGGTGTGAGCGGACGCCGCCGTCCGCCGAGGCGCCCGTGGCCGCGCCGGAAGCCCAGAAGCTGCCGGCGCCCAAGCCGATGACGGCCGAACAGCTCGCGCACTTCTTCAAGCCGCTGCCCCAGCGCAAGGACGCGCCGCCTCCCCCCGAGGACACCGACGCCCAGGTGGCGCTGGGGCGGATGCTCTACTTCGAGCCGCGCCTGTCGAAGAACCACGACGTGTCCTGCAACACCTGTCACGGCCTGACGACCTTCGGCGTGGACAACAAGGCGCTGTCGGACGGCCACAAGGGGCTGAAGGGCGCGCGCAACTCGCCCACCGTGTACAACGCGGCCGGGCACATCGCGCAGTTCTGGGACGGGCGCGCGGACACGCTGGAGGCGCAGGCCACGGGCCCCATCCTCAATCCGGTGGAGATGGCCATGCCGGATGAGAAGCGCGTGCTGGCCACGCTGACCTCCATCCCGGAGTACACGAAGCGTTTCCGTGAGGCCTTCCCGGGCGACAAGAAGCCGGTGACCATGGCCAACACCGCGCGCGCCATCGCCGCCTTCGAGCGCAAGCTCGTCACGACCTCGCGCTTCGACGCCTTCGTGGGCGGCAAGCACGACGCGCTCACGGAGCAGGAGCAGCGGGGCCTGCAGCTCTTCGCCACCACCGGGTGCACCACCTGCCACAACGGCCCCGCCGTGGGCGGTACCTCCTTCCAGAAGCTGGGCCTCATCGAGGACTACCCGGGCCTGAAGGACGCGGGCCGCTTCGACGCCACGAAGAACGAGGATGACCGGGGCAAGTTCCGGGTGCCCACGCTCCTCAACGTGGACAAGACGGGGCCGTACCTCCACGACGGCAGCGTGGTGGAGCTGCCGCAGATGGTGCGGCTGATGGCGAAGCACCAGCTGGCGCGCACGCTGACGGACCCGGAGGTGGACGACCTGGTCGCCTTCCTCAAGAGCCTCACGGGGGAGCTGCCCCCCGCGGAGTTCATCGCTCCGCCGGAGCTTCCCCCCAGCACCGCGAAGACCCCCAAGCCGGACCCGTCTTGA
- a CDS encoding c-type cytochrome has translation MRTHAQEGRPRMARGLVPVIQLLALVAAPVAGAQSASQGATLFTQRCATCHTVGEGDRVGPDLHGVMERRDEAWVTRFITSPGAVIDEGDPVANALLKQFNGIRMPDQQLAPEELGALYAFFRDCTKKGEGGCKPSPAAKMGTDATSEEVARGRRLFEGTEALAKGGPACFGCHDVRGLGVAGGGTLGPNLTFAFARMGERGMRPLLAKLDTPMMAALYAKAPLEEEEQYALKAYLADVSRDGSKPRTDRDFFYLGLVGMLAVLGFMGVAFNAHTKRGQP, from the coding sequence ATGCGGACACACGCCCAGGAAGGACGACCGCGCATGGCGCGGGGGCTCGTCCCCGTCATTCAGCTTCTGGCCCTGGTGGCGGCGCCAGTGGCGGGAGCGCAGAGCGCCTCGCAAGGGGCCACGCTCTTCACGCAGCGCTGCGCCACCTGTCACACGGTGGGCGAGGGCGACCGCGTGGGGCCGGACCTGCACGGCGTCATGGAGCGGCGCGACGAGGCATGGGTCACCCGCTTCATCACCAGCCCCGGCGCCGTCATTGACGAAGGCGACCCGGTGGCCAACGCGCTGCTGAAGCAGTTCAACGGCATCCGCATGCCGGACCAGCAACTCGCTCCCGAGGAGCTTGGCGCCCTCTACGCCTTCTTCCGCGACTGCACGAAGAAGGGGGAGGGCGGCTGCAAGCCGTCGCCCGCGGCGAAGATGGGCACGGACGCGACCTCGGAAGAGGTTGCGCGCGGCCGCCGGCTCTTCGAGGGCACGGAAGCCCTGGCGAAGGGCGGTCCCGCCTGTTTCGGCTGTCATGACGTGCGCGGGCTGGGCGTGGCGGGTGGCGGCACGCTGGGCCCCAACCTCACCTTCGCCTTCGCGCGCATGGGCGAGCGCGGCATGCGGCCTCTCCTGGCGAAGCTGGACACGCCGATGATGGCCGCGCTGTACGCGAAGGCCCCGCTGGAGGAGGAGGAGCAATACGCCCTCAAGGCGTACCTCGCGGACGTGTCGCGCGACGGCAGCAAGCCTCGCACGGACAGGGACTTCTTCTACCTGGGCCTCGTCGGGATGCTCGCGGTGCTCGGGTTCATGGGCGTTGCCTTCAACGCGCACACCAAGCGAGGTCAGCCGTGA
- a CDS encoding respiratory nitrate reductase subunit gamma: protein MSEALFSAIPYVAAGAAVAGVARRLMARAPASAPSAPTPWTLSGRAVLAGGVIVAFIHLLGLVAPRAMQAFNASPGRLFTLEAVGLIGALLLAWGLVGLTLRRAREGQWSTAALLGLLFAQSCSGLYLAVALRWGSAWYVHVVVPYLRSVLAFQPDASLLAQAPFIVQFHTLFGMVVLALALFIRARPEPITAPLLVTPREETAR from the coding sequence GTGAGTGAAGCCCTCTTCTCCGCCATCCCCTACGTGGCGGCGGGCGCGGCCGTGGCGGGCGTGGCGCGCCGGCTGATGGCACGCGCACCCGCGAGTGCCCCCAGCGCTCCCACGCCCTGGACGCTCTCTGGGCGGGCCGTGCTGGCGGGGGGCGTCATCGTGGCCTTCATCCACCTGCTGGGGCTGGTGGCGCCGCGTGCGATGCAGGCCTTCAATGCGTCGCCGGGCCGCCTCTTCACGCTGGAGGCGGTGGGCCTCATTGGTGCGCTGCTGCTCGCCTGGGGCCTGGTGGGCCTGACGCTGCGCCGCGCGCGAGAGGGGCAGTGGAGCACCGCCGCGCTGCTGGGGTTGCTGTTCGCGCAGTCGTGCTCTGGCCTCTACCTGGCGGTGGCGCTGCGCTGGGGCTCGGCCTGGTACGTCCACGTGGTGGTGCCGTACCTGCGCTCGGTGCTGGCCTTCCAGCCGGACGCGTCGCTGCTGGCGCAGGCGCCCTTCATCGTCCAGTTCCACACCCTGTTCGGGATGGTGGTGCTGGCGCTGGCTCTCTTCATCCGCGCGCGGCCCGAGCCCATCACCGCGCCCCTGCTCGTCACGCCTCGGGAGGAGACCGCCCGCTGA
- a CDS encoding cytochrome c3 family protein has product MGPLAALSLAGCSGPVNNQQGYMPEQPVAFSHAVHAGQYGLDCQYCHVGAEKSRHAGVPSTSVCMNCHTQVKTDSPEIQKVAAAVAENKPLAWVRIHRLPDHAYFNHASHVGAGLDCQTCHGPVQEMVRVEQKEPMTMGWCLDCHRDTAAKQVSAPPPSAPRAGELLALSSGAPAPEPLKAPRILQPPTDCSSCHR; this is encoded by the coding sequence ATGGGCCCGCTGGCCGCGCTCTCCCTGGCGGGCTGTAGCGGCCCGGTGAACAACCAGCAGGGCTACATGCCCGAGCAGCCCGTGGCCTTCTCCCACGCCGTCCACGCCGGGCAGTACGGCCTGGATTGTCAGTACTGCCACGTGGGCGCGGAGAAGAGCCGCCACGCCGGCGTGCCCTCCACCAGCGTGTGCATGAACTGCCACACGCAGGTGAAGACGGACTCGCCCGAAATCCAGAAGGTCGCGGCCGCGGTGGCGGAGAACAAGCCGCTGGCGTGGGTGCGCATCCACCGCCTGCCGGACCACGCGTACTTCAACCACGCCAGCCACGTGGGCGCGGGCCTGGACTGCCAGACGTGCCACGGGCCCGTGCAGGAGATGGTGCGCGTGGAGCAGAAGGAGCCCATGACGATGGGCTGGTGCCTGGATTGCCACCGCGACACGGCGGCGAAGCAGGTGTCCGCGCCGCCGCCTTCCGCGCCCCGCGCTGGAGAGCTGCTGGCCCTGTCGTCCGGCGCACCCGCACCGGAGCCATTGAAGGCCCCTCGAATCCTGCAGCCCCCCACGGACTGCTCGAGCTGCCACCGCTGA